The Streptomyces sp. DG1A-41 genomic sequence AGCGGCCGATCATGACTTTCTGCTGGTTCCCGCCGGAGAGCGTGGCGATGGGGGCCTCGGTGTCGCGGGGGCGCACCGAGAACCGGTCGATCAGGGCGGCGGCCTGCACGCGTTCGCGGCGGGGCCCGATCCAGCGCGGCGCAGGCCGGCCTCCCGCTCGGGGGTTGGCCAGGAGGTTCTCCCGCACGGTCAGTTCGGCGAGACAGCCCTCCCGCAGCCGGTCGCCCGGCACGAACCCGACCCCGAGAGCGACGGCCTCCGCGACCGTACGGGGGTGGTAGGGCCGCCCGTGGAGCACGGCCCGCCCGCCGAGAAGCGGCCGCGCCCCGGCGAGCGCACGCCCCAGGTCCGTGTGCCCGGCGTCCGAGAGACCGACCAGCCCGAGAACCTCTCCGGCGGCTAGTTCCAGGCTGACGGGTCCGGCCTGAGGGGTGCGTACGGAGTCGAGGGTGAGGACGGGGGGTGTGCCTGCCGGGTGCTTGGCTGGGCGGGGGGCGGCCGGAGTGGCGGCGGGGTGGTCGGCGGGCGGAGTACCGGCGGGGTGGTCGGCCGCAGGAGTGCCGGCGGGGTGGTCGGTGGCCGGGGGCGCGGCGGGGCGGTCGGTGGCCGGAGCGCCGGCGGGGCAGTCAGCCGCCGAAGTGTCGGCGGGACAGTCGGCAGCCGGGGACCTGACCGGGCGATCGGCAGCGGGAGTCCAAGCGGAGCGGGGGGCAGTCGAAGTCCCAGCCGGGCGGTCGTCGGCCGGAGTACCGGCGGGGTGGTCGGTGGCCGGGGGCGCGGCGGGGTGGTCGGCGGCCGGAGTCCCCGTGGAGGGGGCGGCAGGTGAGGGCCGGGGTGGGTGGGGGGCGGGCCGGTTGTTCTCCTCGCCGACGATGTCGTGGACCAGGCGGGCCGGGCTGTGGTCCGCGAGTCGGCCGTGGCTGACGAGGCGGCCGTCGCGCAGTACGGCGAAGGTGTCGGCGACCTGGTACACCTCGTCCAGGCGGTGGCTGACGTAGAGGATGGCGTGTCCGCGGTCGCGCAAGTGGTGCAGGACGCCGAAGAGCCGGGCGCTGTCCGCGGCGGGCAGGCGGGCGGTCGGCTCGTCGAGGACGATGAGCTTCGCGCGGGCCGCCAGGGCCCTGGCGATCGCGACGAGCGAGCGCTCGGCGGGCGCGAGCCCGGAGACCGGCGCGTCGGGGTCGAAGTGCCCGGCGACGATCCGCAGCGCGTCGACGCAGCGCTCGCGGGTGCGCCGCCGGGAGATCAGCCCCGTCCGGCGGGCGTAACCGTTGGTCAGGGCGATGTTCTCACCGACCGTCATCCACTCCACGAGACCGAGGTCCTGGTGGATGAAGGCCATGCTCCGGGACGCGGCAGGACTGCCGAGGGGCTCGCCGTCCACGGTGATCTTTCCCGCGTCGGCGGGGTGGACGCCGGCGAGGACCTTGATGAGCGTGGACTTGCCGGCGCCGTTGGGCCCGAGGAGGGCGAGCACGCTGCCGGCGTGGACGTCGAGGTCGACCCCGGCCAGCGCGACGGTCCCGCCGAACCGCTTGCCGAGCCCGCGGATACGGACCACGGGCTTCGGCCCGGAGGGTGAAGCCGCCTTCACCGGCGCGTCAGAAGCATCGCACACCCGATCAAATTACAGCATTTCGGGCATCCTTCGGCCGCTGTGACTCCCACACGGGTCGACGGACGCGTCATGCGGCGTCGAGCCCGCATTCGGCCCAGATGACCTTGCCCTCCGGCAGGTAGCGCGTGCCCCAGCTCTGCGAGAGGTGGGCGACCAGGAACAGGCCGCGTCCGCCCTCGTCCGTGCTGGCCGCCCGGCGCAGATGGGGGGCGGTGTTGCTGGCGTCGGAGACCTCGCAGATCAGGGTCCGCCCGTACAGCAGCCGGACCCGGATGGGCCCGGTGCCGTGCCGGATGGCGTTGGTGATCAGCTCGCTGAGGATCAGCTCCGCGGCGAACGCGGTGTCGTCGAGTCCCCAGTCGGACAGGCGGCGCATGGCGGAGGCCCGGACCTCGGCGACGAGCGCCGGGTCGGCGGGCAGCTCCCAGCCGGCGATCCGGCCGGGGTCCAGGGCGTGGACGCGGGCGACGAGCAGGGCGATGTCGTCGTGCGGGTGCGCGGGCGCCACGGTGTCCAGGACCGCCTGGCAGGTCTCCTCGGGCGCGCGCTCCGGATGGGCCAGGGCCGCGCGCAGCTGCTCCAGGACCACGTCGACGTCGCGGTGCCGGTCCTCGATGAGTCCGTCGGTGTAGAGCACCAGCTGACTGCCCTCGGGAACATCGATCTCGACGGCGTCGAAGGGCAGGCCTCCGAGGCCGAGCGGGGGCCCGGCAGGGAGGTCGGGGTAGGAGACGGTGCCGTCGGGGTGGACGAGTGCGGGCGGTGGGTGACCGGCGCGCGCCATGAGGCACCGCTGCGTGGTCGGGTCGTAGACGGCGTACAGACAGGTCGCGCCGATGACGCCGGCGCCCTTGCCGTCGGGGTCCTCCCGGTCCAGGCGTCCCACGAGGTTGTCCAGGTGGGTGAGGACCTCGTCCGGGGAGAAGTCGAGCTCGGCGAAGCTGCGCGCGGCGGTGCGCAGCCGGCCCATCGTGGCCGCGGAGAGCATGCCATGGCCGACGACGTCGCCGACGAGGAGCCCGACGCGGGTGCCGGAGAGCGGGATGACGTCGTACCAGTCCCCGCCCACGTCGGACTCGGCGGGCAGATAGCGGTGGGCCACGTCGACGGCGTCCTGGTCGGGCAGACCGTGCGGGAGGAGCCTGCGCTGGAGGGCCAGGACCATGGTGCGTTCGTGGGTGTAGCGCCGGGCGTTGTCGATGGACAGGGCGGCGCGGGTGGCGAGTTCCTGGGCCAACGAACGGTCGTCGTCCCCGAAGGAGCTCCCGGCGCGGTAGAAGCTCGCTATGCCCAGGACGACACCGCGGGCGAGCAGGGGCACCGCGATGAGGGAGTGGACGTGGGCGAGCAGGCGTGCGGTGTGCTCGGGGTCCTGGGCGAGCCAGCCCGCGGCGGCCTTCAGGTCCGGTTCCAGGACGGCTTCGCCGCTGGTCAGGCAGCGGAGCTGGGGCGCGGTCGGGCCGAAGTCGATGCGCTTGCCGGGCTGCGTGAAGGGCAGTCCCTCGCGGACGCCGTGCAGCACCGTGCGGCGCAGGTCGGCGAGGCGGCCGACGCACTCCTCGCCGCGCAGGACGGCATCGGGCAGGTCGATGGTGACGAAGTCGGCCAGGCGCGGGACCGCCGTCTCGGCCAGTTCCTCGGCGGTACGGCGCACGTCCAGGGTGGTGCCGATGCGGGCGCTGGCCTCGGACAGCAGCTCCAGACGCCGGCGCGCGGCCAGGGCGTAGGCCCCGACATGCGGCTCCCCCACCATCACGAGCCCCCGGGCCGGGAACACTGAGCCGGAGCGGTCGTCGGCCGGGCCCCTGCCGCCGGACAGCGCGCCCCTACCGCCGTCGGCCGCGCCCCTGCCACCGTCAGCCCTGACGGCGCCACCGGGCTCTGCGGGTCCCCAGTCACCGCCCTCTCCCCCATCCGCCGCGCCCCTACCGCCGTCCGCCCCGCCCCTGCCCCCGTCCGCCGCGCCCGTACCGCCGTCGGCCGCGGCCTTGCCAGGGTCAGCCCTGACGATGCCGCCGAACCCTGCGGTTCCCCGGTCAGCCTCGAACGCGACGGCCGGGGCGGACGCGGCGGCGAGATGCCCGGGCGGCAGGGTGGTCGACGGTCGTGCGGGCCGCGGGGCGGCCGGGAGGGCGGCGAGGTCCGGCAGCTCGTCCGCCTGGGGCGGGAGGACGAGGGACTCCCCCGCCGTGGTGCCGGGCAGCACGGCCTCGATGGCGAAGCCCCGCACGCCGGAGGCGCTGGTCATCGGGCGGCTCACGAGCGTCACCCGCCGGCCGCCGGGCAGGGTCACGTCGACGGCGGCCCGCTGCCCACGGGAGATCAGCTCGGCGGCCTTCTCCCTCAGGATCGCCTGGTCACGGGGGTGGACTTCGTCGGCCAGGGCGTCCAGGGCGACGCCGCGGTGCAGACCGGCCCCGCCCCCGGTGGCCAGGTACGTCCGCAGCAGGGCGCGCTCGTGCGCGGAGCTCTGCCCCAGCAGCCGCCGCTCGATGTTCTCGGCCGCCCGGCGGATCGCCGCGCTCAGCGCGGGCTGATCGAAACCGCGCGGATAGCCGAAGCACAGGACGCCCTCGATGCGTCCGCTGAGCGGGTCACGGACGGGCATCGCGACGCAGGCGCTGCCCTGGGAGCGTTCCGCGAAGTGCTCGGCGCCGTAGACGCGGATGAGCCGCCGCTCCGCCAGGGCGAGACCGATGCCGTTGGTGCCGGCGACCTGCTCGGCGAAGACGAATCCCGGGACCCGCTGGATCGCCGGGAGGGTCCTGGCCATCGCCGGGTCCCCGAATCGGCGCAGGAGGACCGTGCCGTTCGGGTCCGCCACCGAGATGTTGATCTGGCTGCCGG encodes the following:
- a CDS encoding SpoIIE family protein phosphatase codes for the protein MVRSGEEPKPAGRATEGTGPARLRERFLQGEPVAAGVRTSILDSWQRLRSLGLSPDQTDLPYREDFDPGGRVVRAAVPVLDRLQDAFSGSQINISVADPNGTVLLRRFGDPAMARTLPAIQRVPGFVFAEQVAGTNGIGLALAERRLIRVYGAEHFAERSQGSACVAMPVRDPLSGRIEGVLCFGYPRGFDQPALSAAIRRAAENIERRLLGQSSAHERALLRTYLATGGGAGLHRGVALDALADEVHPRDQAILREKAAELISRGQRAAVDVTLPGGRRVTLVSRPMTSASGVRGFAIEAVLPGTTAGESLVLPPQADELPDLAALPAAPRPARPSTTLPPGHLAAASAPAVAFEADRGTAGFGGIVRADPGKAAADGGTGAADGGRGGADGGRGAADGGEGGDWGPAEPGGAVRADGGRGAADGGRGALSGGRGPADDRSGSVFPARGLVMVGEPHVGAYALAARRRLELLSEASARIGTTLDVRRTAEELAETAVPRLADFVTIDLPDAVLRGEECVGRLADLRRTVLHGVREGLPFTQPGKRIDFGPTAPQLRCLTSGEAVLEPDLKAAAGWLAQDPEHTARLLAHVHSLIAVPLLARGVVLGIASFYRAGSSFGDDDRSLAQELATRAALSIDNARRYTHERTMVLALQRRLLPHGLPDQDAVDVAHRYLPAESDVGGDWYDVIPLSGTRVGLLVGDVVGHGMLSAATMGRLRTAARSFAELDFSPDEVLTHLDNLVGRLDREDPDGKGAGVIGATCLYAVYDPTTQRCLMARAGHPPPALVHPDGTVSYPDLPAGPPLGLGGLPFDAVEIDVPEGSQLVLYTDGLIEDRHRDVDVVLEQLRAALAHPERAPEETCQAVLDTVAPAHPHDDIALLVARVHALDPGRIAGWELPADPALVAEVRASAMRRLSDWGLDDTAFAAELILSELITNAIRHGTGPIRVRLLYGRTLICEVSDASNTAPHLRRAASTDEGGRGLFLVAHLSQSWGTRYLPEGKVIWAECGLDAA
- a CDS encoding ATP-binding cassette domain-containing protein, with protein sequence MCDASDAPVKAASPSGPKPVVRIRGLGKRFGGTVALAGVDLDVHAGSVLALLGPNGAGKSTLIKVLAGVHPADAGKITVDGEPLGSPAASRSMAFIHQDLGLVEWMTVGENIALTNGYARRTGLISRRRTRERCVDALRIVAGHFDPDAPVSGLAPAERSLVAIARALAARAKLIVLDEPTARLPAADSARLFGVLHHLRDRGHAILYVSHRLDEVYQVADTFAVLRDGRLVSHGRLADHSPARLVHDIVGEENNRPAPHPPRPSPAAPSTGTPAADHPAAPPATDHPAGTPADDRPAGTSTAPRSAWTPAADRPVRSPAADCPADTSAADCPAGAPATDRPAAPPATDHPAGTPAADHPAGTPPADHPAATPAAPRPAKHPAGTPPVLTLDSVRTPQAGPVSLELAAGEVLGLVGLSDAGHTDLGRALAGARPLLGGRAVLHGRPYHPRTVAEAVALGVGFVPGDRLREGCLAELTVRENLLANPRAGGRPAPRWIGPRRERVQAAALIDRFSVRPRDTEAPIATLSGGNQQKVMIGRWLRTEMRLLILEEPTASVDIGAKAAIHRLLDEALSAGLAVLLLSTDFEEVASVCGRTLVFVRGAVTAELRGGALTVTALTRAASAMPPPTVATTP